One region of Culex pipiens pallens isolate TS chromosome 2, TS_CPP_V2, whole genome shotgun sequence genomic DNA includes:
- the LOC120417588 gene encoding uncharacterized protein LOC120417588: MDGASSMDQQPAGQQQQMPGGVAPVEQQPVPDGQVAAGQQQQAFIRSPLHPTPELQRLLEQQRGYVDEMFRQQHEVVKLQLARIKQQQLEFMQRQGHILRNIVAAVNEQVSSHSEAQKCAKMSHTVGNCSSEEVRFEQPESNSASSIDEGVNTGSDGDRRKFVPIVNNKSARVNLDTGSATKASTGTWPKVGCQPISTSVAEAVAAQMLEVDGKFYYEMTVGGWTFVGLARATRKQLFGCDTTDGFGPSQAVMKVDSGCLSSFVDRELAADVVPGFRSAERRTTAKYRPLDEVLSQLKQDLFFSPVASPERSLIVREEGERLQGKYKSRRQYKHQQPGTTAVLEASQQLTEPKLAGPWRISGLLDDLEEPLAVHKNEAGRSITTIQMQVLVVCPKAYGSIPNRQGVGCASPSEAILERIRTKLEFEPPPSTTSSALASERTKRTRMFARHDSVYSKYTDSKRQWSTGVDYDRSNMVRDDRRQIEPHAAQPRSPADWDPGPGTVKIAVAAAGETGTFLGLGLWLSQQPLTNITITPAVRVVKERTCAIGTGAMLFFKVEGICSGSTRTSSIKAGGCWSQLQQWKVAPFPHATGLAVDSQACQATTVVTVH, encoded by the exons AGCAGCAGGCGTTCATCCGTTCTCCTCTCCATCCTACACCAGAACTTCAACGCTTGCTGGAACAACAGCGAGGTTATGTGGACGAGATGTTTCGGCAGCAACACGAGGTGGTCAAACTTCAGCTGGCACGGAttaagcagcagcagctggaatTTATGCAGCGCCAAGGCCACATTCTGCGAAACATCGTCGCGGCGGTGAACGAGCAGGTTTCGTCGCACTCGGAGGCTCAGAAGTGCGCAAAAATGAGCCACACGGTGGGCAACTGCAGCAGCGAGGAGGTTAGGTTCGAGCAGCCGGAAAGCAACAGCGCCAGTTCGATCGATGAGGGTGTCAACACGGGTAGTGATGGAGATCGCCGTAAGTTTGTGCCGATTGTAAACAACAAGTCGGCTCGTGTAAATCTTGACACGGGATCTGCCACCAAAGCATCGACCGGAACGTGGCCGAAAGTCGGCTGTCAGCCGATATCAACATCCGTAGCGGAAGCGGTTGCTGCCCAGATGCTGGAGGTTGACGGGAAGTTTTACTACGAGATGACCGTCGGCGGGTGGACATTCGTTGGTCTGGCCCGGGCGACGCGAAAGCAGTTGTTTGGTTGCGACACGACTGACGGTTTCGGACCGTCGCAG GCGGTGATGAAGGTGGACTCCGGCTGTTTGAGCAGTTTCGTCGACAGAGAGCTGGCAGCGGACGTGGTACCTGGGTTCCGGAGTGCGGAACGCCGAACAACCGCAAAGTATCGACCCCTGGATGAAGTGCTGAGCCAGCTCAAGCAAGATCTGTTCTTCTCACCCGTGGCCAGTCCGGAGCGTTCTCTGATTGTGCGGGAGGAAGGTGAGCGGCTCCAAGGCAAGTACAAATCTCGTCGCCAGTACAAACATCAACAACCAGGCACGACGGCAGTGTTGGAAGCGTCGCAGCAGCTGACTGAACCGAAGCTGGCTGGACCGTGGAGAATTTCTGGTCTCCTTGATGACCTCGAGGAACCGCTAGCAGTGCACAAGAACGAGGCGGGGAGGAGCATCACCACAATCCAAATGCAAGTGCTGGTAGTCTGTCCGAAGGCGTACGGTAGCATACCGAACCGACAGGGTGTCGGCTGTGCTTCGCCTTCTGAAGCGATTTTGGAGCGCATTCGAACAAAATTGGAATTTGAACCGCCACCATCAACAACGTCATCAGCTCTTGCAAGCGAGCGAACGAAGCGAACTCGAATGTTTGCGCGACATGATTCGGTGTATTCGAAGTACACTGACAGCAAGAGGCAGTGGTCAACAGGTGTGGACTACGATCGAAGCAACATGGTGAGGGACGACCGACGACAGATTGAACCACATGCTGCCCAGCCACGCAGTCCTGCCGATTGGGATCCAGGACCAGGAACTGTGAAGATAGCGGTCGCAGCGGCCGGGGAAACTGGAACGTTTCTTGGGCTCGGGCTCTGGCTGTCTCAACAACCTCTTACCAACATCACGATCACCCCAGCAGTCCGTGTCGTCAAGGAACGGACCTGCGCCATCGGTACCGGTGCCATGCTGTTCTTCAAGGTTGAAGGAATCTGCAGTGGTTCGACCCGTACCAGTTCAATTAAAGCGGGGGGATGTTGGAGCCAACTGCAACAGTGGAAGGTCGCACCTTTTCCACACGCCACTGGACTCGCGGTTGACAGCCAAGCCTGTCAAGCCACGACTGTCGTGACAGTGCATTAG
- the LOC120417586 gene encoding synaptojanin-1 has translation MAMSKGFRVLEKSKPPSPHSVLLEHRNKSETLLFESQAVAVLSAQETEIVRKQYTKVLDAYGCLGVLQLNAGDSSLLYLVMVTGCFSVGKILDNEIFRITQTQFVSLQYQPTNEDRISEIRKVLNSGTFYFSFSNQPGGNGGGASFDITLSAQRRKRTTDTDNRFFWNRMLFIHMLRFGVEYNFWLLKAMCGSVEIRTVYAGSKQARAAIISRLSCERAGTRFNVRGTNDEGCVANFVETEQCIYLDGEVSSYIQTRGSVPLFWEQPGVQVGSHKVKLSRGFEASRSAFDRHMTTMKARYGKQAIVNLLGTSLIGSKEGEASLSNEFQRHHKESNHVDVPHIVFDYHQECRGGNTGALSKLKAKIDAMCSDFGLFHAMGDSVFREQKGAIRTNCLDCLDRTNCVQTYIGLEILNEQISQMSALSDKKQQISSRFEEIFRQMWINNGNEVSKIYAGTGAIQGGSKLMDGARSAARTIQNNLLDSSKQEAIDVLLVGSTLSSELADRARILLPSNMLHAPTPVLREMCRRYEEFVMPSEIRVACGTYNVNGGKHFRSVAYKDVSLADWLLDCHRLARSRSLVDVSHPEDTNEPPIDIFAVGFQEIVDLNASNIVAASSDNAKAWAEELQKVISRDEEYVLLTYQQLVGVCLYIYIRPRHAAYIRDVAIDCVKTGLGGATGNKGAAAIRFVINGTSICFVCAHFAAGQSQVVERNADYAEITRKIAFPMGRSLKSHDYIFWCGDFNYRIDMDKEELKELLKQGDIESVLQYDQLRIQQNTGSVFNDFFEGEISFPPTYKYDLFSDDYDTSEKARAPAWTDRVLWRRRKQSPDADKQPNWNPGRLVHYGRAELKQSDHRPVIAIIDVEICKIDQQRRTQVFGDVIRDLGPPDGTILIQAANPSAESGDEDEGSIYDENLMSALIQELTQIGEVTLVRFVGDTMWVTFRDGQSALTAAQKQSVQVCGVNLTIKLKTENWIQTVEKEILLCTPNTVSFCDSQVGDYNSLGIPEVPSRPKSPPALNQPPLRPAPPGRPPLPKSPQASPKHQQMQHHHPKAGVISLGAEVLMASKLHQKPAVPPQPLVPPQSASKTTPPIEEYASSSPILGSPAHGSSGVSSPQQQQDTGAIYEEINDDIAVPEPRGPPPPPPRCDVYDLDVVATSNNKPAPPPTTTTTKSSPPGGGNSGGSSGAGSPQGGGVSAGGPPKTNPPPLPVRRGVPPPIPNRSAGAPPLPARPNQ, from the exons ATGGCCATGTCCAAGGGATTCCGCGTGCTCGAGAAATCGAAACCACCTTCGCCGCACAGCGTACTGCTGGAGCACCGGAACAAATCGGAAACGCTGCTGTTCGAGTCGCAGGCCGTGGCCGTGCTGT CGGCCCAGGAAACCGAAATCGTCCGCAAGCAGTACACCAAAGTCCTGGACGCGTATGGCTGCCTCGGCGTGCTCCAGCTCAACGCCGGCGACAGTTCCCTGCTCTACCTGGTGATGGTCACCGGCTGCTTCTCCGTGGGAAAAATCCTCGACAACGAGATCTTCCGCATCACCCAGACCCAGTTCGTGTCGCTGCAGTACCAACCGACGAACGAGGACCGTATTTCGGAGATTCGGAAGGTGCTGAACTCCGGGACGTTCTACTTTTCGTTCAGCAATCAGCCGGGTGGCAATGGCGGCGGGGCTAGTTTTGATATTACGCTGTCGGCGCAGCGACGGAAGAGGACGACGGATACGGACAATCGATTCTTTTGGAATCGGATGTTGTTCATTCACATGTTGCGGTTTGGGGTGGAGTATAATTTCTGGCTGCTGAAGGCGATGTGCGGTTCGGTGGAGATCCGGACGGTTTACGCCGGCAGTAAGCAGGCTCGGGCGGCGATCATATCGAGGTTGAGCTGTGAACGGGCCGGGACGAGGTTCAACGTGCGGGGAACGAACGACGAGGGTTGTGTGGCCAACTTTGTCGAGACGGAACAGTGCATCTATCTGGACGGGGAGGTTTCGTCGTACATTCAAACGAGGGGAAGTGTCCCGCTGTTTTGGGAGCAACCGGGCGTGCAGGTCGGATCGCACAAGGTAAAGTTGTCGCGAGGATTTGAAGCGTCCAGGTCGGCGTTCGATCGGCACATGACCACCATGAAGGCCCGGTATGGGAAGCAAGCGATTGTGAACCTGCTGGGGACGAGCCTGATTGGCAGCAAAGAAGGCGAGGCAAGCCTGAGCAACGAATTCCAGCGCCATCACAAAGAGTCCAACCACGTGGACGTGCCGCACATCGTGTTCGATTACCATCAGGAGTGCCGCGGCGGCAACACCGGAGCGCTGTCCAAGCTAAAGGCCAAAATCGACGCCATGTGCTCGGACTTTGGTCTGTTCCACGCGATGGGCGATAGCGTGTTCCGCGAGCAAAAGGGCGCCATCCGAACCAACTGCTTGGACTGCCTCGACCGGACCAACTGCGTCCAGACGTACATCGGGCTGGAGATCCTGAACGAGCAAATCTCGCAAATGTCCGCCCTCTCCGACAAGAAGCAACAAATCAGCTCACGCTTCGAGGAAATCTTCCGCCAGATGTGGATCAACAACGGCAACGAGGTGAGCAAGATCTACGCCGGAACCGGTGCCATCCAGGGCGGCTCCAAGCTCATGGACGGAGCCCGCTCGGCCGCCCGTACCATCCAGAACAACCTGCTGGACAGCTCCAAGCAGGAAGCCATCGACGTCCTTCTCGTGGGTTCAACGCTCAGCTCGGAACTCGCCGACCGGGCCCGCATCCTGCTCCCCTCAAACATGCTACACG CGCCCACGCCGGTCCTGCGCGAGATGTGCCGCCGCTACGAGGAGTTTGTGATGCCGTCGGAGATTCGCGTTGCGTGCGGAACGTACAACGTCAACGGTGGGAAGCACTTTCGCAGCGTGGCGTACAAGGACGTGTCGCTCGCGGACTGGCTACTCGACTGTCACCGGTTGGCACGGTCGCGAT CTTTGGTCGACGTGAGCCACCCGGAGGACACCAATGAGCCACCGATCGACATTTTCGCTGTTGGGTTCCAGGAAATTGTAGATCTTAATGCGTCGAACATCGTAGCTGCGAG TTCCGACAACGCCAAAGCATGGGCCGAAGAGCTGCAGAAGGTCATCAGCCGGGACGAAGAGTACGTCCTGCTAACCTACCAGCAGCTAGTCGGTGTCTGTCTGTACATCTACATCCGACCGAGGCACGCCGCGTACATCCGGGACGTGGCCATTGATTGTGTCAAGACGGGTCTGGGCGGCGCTACTGGGAACAAGGGTGCGGCGGCGATCCGGTTCGTGATCAACGGGACGTCAATCTGCTTTGTGTGCGCTCACTTTGCTGCCGGGCAGTCCCAGGTGGTGGAACGGAACGCGGATTACGCGGAGATTACGAGGAAGATTGCTTTCCCGATGGGACGATCGCTCAAGTCGCACGATTACATTTTCTGGTGCGGGGACTTTAACTACCGAATCGACATGGACAAGGAAGAGTTGAAGGAGTTGCTGAAGCAGGGGGACATTGAGTCGGTGCTGCAGTACGACCAGCTGAGGATCCAGCAGAACACTGGCAGTGTGTTCAACGACTTCTTCGAGGGGGAAATTTCATTCCCGCCTACGTACAAGTACGACTTGTTCAGCGATGATTACGACACGAGCGAAAAGGCTCGAGCACCGGCTTGGACGGATCGGGTGTTGTGGCGACGGCGCAAGCAAAGTCCGGACGCGGACAAGCAACCCAACTGGAATCCGGGCCGGCTCGTGCACTACGGTCGGGCGGAGCTCAAGCAGAGTGACCATCGGCCGGTGATTGCCATCATCGACGTTGAAATCTGTAAAATTGACCAACAACGAAGGACGCAGGTGTTTGGCGACGTGATCCGAGACCTCGGACCCCCGGACGGAACGATCCTCATCCAAGCGGCGAATCCTTCTGCTGAGTCCGGTGATGAGGACGAAGGTAGCATCTACGACGAGAACCTAATGAGTGCACTCATTCAGGAGCTCACCCAAATCGGTGAAGTCACGCTGGTTCGCTTCGTCGGCGACACCATGTGGGTTACCTTCCGCGACGGACAATCCGCCCTCACCGCCGCCCAAAAGCAGTCCGTGCAAGTGTGCGGCGTTAATCTTACAATTAAACTCAAAACCGAAAACTGGATCCAAACAGTAGAGAAGGAAATCCTCCTCTGCACCCCAAACACGGTCAGCTTCTGCGACAGCCAAGTCGGCGACTACAACAGTCTCGGCATTCCGGAGGTCCCATCCCGACCGAAAAGTCCCCCCGCGCTCAACCAACCTCCGCTGCGACCCGCCCCACCCGGCAGACCTCCACTCCCAAAGTCCCCGCAAGCATCGCCCAAACATCAACAAATGCAGCACCATCATCCGAAGGCCGGCGTAATCAGCTTGGGTGCCGAGGTGCTGATGGCCTCCAAGTTGCACCAGAAGCCGGCCGTTCCGCCGCAGCCGCTTGTGCCGCCCCAGTCGGCGTCCAAAACGACGCCCCCCATCGAGGAGTACGCCAGTTCTAGTCCCATCCTGGGCTCGCCCGCTCACGGATCTTCGGGCGTGTCTTctccccagcagcagcaggataCGGGAGCGATCTACGAGGAGATTAATGATGATATT